The following proteins are co-located in the Gorilla gorilla gorilla isolate KB3781 chromosome 7, NHGRI_mGorGor1-v2.1_pri, whole genome shotgun sequence genome:
- the FZD6 gene encoding frizzled-6, producing MEMFTFLLTCIFLPLVRGHSLFTCEPITVPRCMKMAYNMTFFPNLMGHYDQSIAAVEMEHFLPLANLECSPNIETFLCKAFVPTCTEQIHVVPPCRKLCEKVYSDCKKLIDTFGIRWPEELECDRLQYCDETVPVTFDPHTEFLGPQKKTEQVQRDIGFWCPRHLKTSGGQGYKFLGIDQCAPPCPNMYFKSDELEFAKSFIGTVSIFCLCATLFTFLTFLIDVRRFRYPERPIIYYSVCYSIVSLMYFIGFLLGDSTACNKADEKLELGDTVVLGSQNKACTVLFMLLYFFTMAGTVWWVILTITWFLAAGRKWSCEAIEQKAVWFHAVAWGTPGFLTVMLLAMNKVEGDNISGVCFVGLYDLDASRYFVLLPLCLCVFVGLSLLLAGIISLNHVRQVIQHDGRNQEKLKKFMIRIGVFSGLYLVPLVTLLGCYVYEQVNRITWEITWVSDHCRQYHIPCPYQAKAKARPELALFMIKYLMTLIVGISAVFWVGSKKTCTEWAGFFKRNRKRDPISESRRVLQESCEFFLKHNSKVKHKKKHYKPSSHKLKVISKSMGTSTGATANHGTSAVAITSHDYLGQETLTEIQTSPETSMREVKADGASTPRLRKQDCGEPASPAASISRLSGEQVDRKGQAGCVSESARSEGRISPKSDITDTGLAQSNNLQVPSSSEPSSLKGSTSLLVHPVSGVRKEQGGGCHSDT from the exons CATTTTCTTCCTCTCGCAAATCTGGAATGTTCACCAAACATTGAAACTTTCCTCTGCAAAGCATTTGTACCAACCTGCACAGAACAAATTCATGTGGTTCCACCTTGTCGTAAACTTTGTGAGAAAGTATATTCTGATTGCAAAAAATTAATTGACACTTTTGGGATCCGATGGCCTGAGGAGCTTGAATGTGACAG ATTACAATACTGTGATGAGACTGTTCCTGTAACTTTTGAtccacacacagaatttcttggtcctcagaagaaaacagaacaagTCCAAAGAGACATTGGATTTTGGTGTCCAAGGCATCTTAAGACTTCTGGGGGACAAGGATATAAGTTTCTGGGAATTGACCAATGTGCGCCTCCATGCCCcaacatgtattttaaaagtgaTGAACTAGAGTTTGcaaaaagttttattggaacagttTCAATATTTTGTCTTTGTGCAACTCTGTTCACATTCCTTACTTTTTTAATTGATGTTAGAAGATTCAGATACCCAGAGAGACCAATTATATATTACTCTGTCTGTTACAGCATTGTATCTCTTATGTACTTCATTGGATTTTTGCTAGGCGATAGCACAGCCTGCAATAAGGCAGATGAGAAGCTAGAACTTGGTGACACTGTTGTCCTAGGCTCTCAAAATAAGGCTTGCACCGTTTTGTtcatgcttttgtattttttcacaaTGGCTGGCACTGTGTGGTGGGTGATTCTTACCATTACTTGGTTCTTAGCTGCAGGAAGAAAATGGAGTTGTGAAGCCATCGAACAAAAAGCAGTGTGGTTTCATGCTGTTGCATGGGGAACACCAGGTTTCCTGACTGTTATGCTTCTTGCTATGAACAAAGTTGAAGGAGACAACATTAGTGGAGTTTGCTTTGTTGGCCTTTATGACCTGGATGCTTCTCGCTACTTTGTACTCTTGCCACTGTGCCTTTGTGTGTTTGTTGGGCTCTCTCTTCTTTTAGCTGGCATTATTTCCTTAAATCATGTTCGACAAGTCATACAACATGATGGCCGGAACcaagaaaaactaaagaaatttaTGATTCGAATTGGAGTCTTCAGCGGCTTGTATCTTGTGCCATTAGTGACACTTCTCGGATGTTACGTCTATGAGCAAGTGAACAGGATTACCTGGGAGATAACTTGGGTCTCTGATCATTGTCGTCAGTACCATATCCCATGTCCTTATCAG GCAAAAGCAAAAGCTCGACCAGAATTGGCTTTATTTATGATAAAATACCTGATGACATTAATTGTTGGCATCTCTGCTGTCTTCTGGGTTGGAAGCAAAAAGACATGCACAGAATGGGCTGGGTTTTTTAAACGAAATCGCAAGAGAGA TCCAATCAGTGAAAGTCGAAGAGTACTACAGGAATCATGTGAGTTTTTCTTAAAGCACAATTCTAAAGTTAAACACAAAAAGAAGCACTATAAACCAAGTTCACACAAGCTGAAGGTCATTTCCAAATCCATGGGAACCAGCACAGGAGCTACAGCAAATCATGGCACTTCTGCAGTAGCAATTACTAGCCATGATTACCTAGGACAAGAAACTTTGACAGAAATCCAAACCTCACCAGAAACATCAATGAGAGAGGTGAAAGCGGACGGAGCTAGCACCCCCAGGTTAAGAAAACAGGACTGTGGTGAACCTGCCTCGCCAGCAGCATCCATCTCCAGACTCTCTGGGGAACAGGTCGACAGGAAGGGCCAGGCAGGCTGTGTATCTGAAAGTGCGCGGAGTGAAGGAAG gATTAGTCCAAAGAGTGATATTACTGACActggcctggcacagagcaacAATTTGCAGGTCCCCAGTTCTTCAGAACCAAGCAGCCTCAAAGGTTCCACATCTCTGCTTGTTCACCCGGTTTCAGGAGTGAGAAAAGAGCAGGGAGGTGGTTGTCATTCAGATACTTGA